A genomic window from Pyricularia oryzae 70-15 chromosome 7, whole genome shotgun sequence includes:
- a CDS encoding metalloproteinase — protein MQFLHLSTAVLACLSSAVVAHGNHHPVRDVADSTLEVTLEAASPSDATNIKATIKNVGSQEARLLKVGTVLDERPVKKLTVLDSNGSEVPFLGIELSLLTEALEPRHYEPLAPGSSISRQLDATFVHDFEPGTYSLVLEGVLPTESGSPIAYRSNTITLNLATGSVATMRKMAEKRTTVMEPCSNRTVVDETVSNCGKLARASAADAADVHSQRFVEYFKTNATAAREQVVRRLEAVARECEATPGGNTSLNCQDIPSWNYCVSDGPLVAYTIWVNGYIVLCPLFYERPALPQECHRQDHATTLIHEMTHARAVAEPFTATSDRAYGYDAVMKLDSANSLDNADTYSLYTNAVHLNC, from the exons ATGCAGTTCCTCCACTTGTCGACTGCCGTCTTGGCATGCCTGTCCTCAGCCGTCGTGGCTCACGGCAACCACCATCCTGTCCGGGATGTTGCGGACAGCACATTGGAGGTGACTCTGGAGGCGGCCTCGCCCAGTGATGCGACAAACATCAAGGCGACCATCAAGAACGTGGGTAGCCAGGAGGCTAGGCTGCTCAAGGTCGGCACGGTTCTCGACGAGAGGCCTGTCAAGAAGCTGACAGTTCTCGACTCGAATG GCTCCGAAGTGCCATTTTTGGGAATCGAGCTCAGCCTCCTGACCGAGGCCCTCGAGCCCCGGCACTACGAGCCTTTGGCCCCCGGCTCATCCATCTCCCGCCAGCTGGACGCCACCTTTGTGCACGACTTTGAGCCGGGGACATATAGCCTTGTGCTGGAGGGCGTCTTGCCCACCGAGTCCGGCTCGCCAATCGCCTACAGGTCCAACACCATCACGCTCAACCTCGCCACGGGCTCCGTCGCCACCATGCGCAAGATGGCCGAGAAGCGCACCACGGTGATGGAGCCGTGCTCCAACCGGACCGTGGTCGACGAGACCGTGTCCAACTGCGGCAAGCTGGCGCGCGCgtccgccgccgacgccgccgacgtgCACTCGCAGCGCTTCGTCGAGTACTTCAAGACCAACGCGACGGCGGCCCGGGAGCAGGTGGTGCGGCGGCTCGAGGCGGTGGCGCGCGAGTGCGAGGCCACGCCCGGCGGCAACACCAGCCTCAACTGCCAGGACATCCCCTCGTGGAACTACTGCGTCAGCGACGGGCCGCTCGTCGCCTACACCATCTGGGTGAACGGCTACATTGTCCTGTGTCCGCTCTTCTACGAGAGGCCCGCCCTGCCGCAGGAGTGTCATCGTCAGGATCACGCCACGACCCTGATCCACGAGATGACGCACGCGAGGGCCGTCGCGGAGCCCTTTACCGCCACGAGCGACCGCGCCTACGGCTACGACGCCGTCATGAAGCTGGACAGCGCCAACTCGTTGGATAATGCCGATACGTACTCTCTTTATACCAATG CCGTCCACCTCAACTGCTAA
- a CDS encoding nicotinate-nucleotide diphosphorylase codes for MAATDQLTLKGDPAHLLPPSWKTQITGWLAEDTPSFDYGGFVVGEGQRTATLLCKSPGVLAGRPFFDEVFAQCGCTVEWGFPEGSSLDPGAASGKVKVAVVRGPVRGILLGERVALNILARCSGVATVSHRLVSAMRDAGFQGRVAGTRKTTPGFRLVEKYGMLVGGADAHRMDLSSMVMLKDNHVWSRGSIRDAVGVAKAAAGFSVKVEVEVQSEAEADEAIDAGADVVMLDNFTPAQVKTSAASIKQRWAGKRHFLLEISGGLTINNVEPYVCNDIDIISTSSIHQGVPHVDFSLKLDH; via the exons ATGGCAGCCACCGACCAGCTCACCCTGAAGGGCGACCCGGCGCACCTGCTCCCCCCGTCATGGAAGACGCAAATCACAGGCTGGCTGGCCGAGGACACGCCGTCGTTCGACTACGGCGGCTTCGTGGTGGGCGAGGGGCAGCGCACGGCCACGCTGCTGTGCAAGAGCCCGGGGGTGCTGGCCGGCCGGCCCTTTTTCGACGAGGTCTTTGCGCAGTGCGGCTGCACGGTCGAGTGGGGCTTTCCCGAGGGCTCCAGCCTGGACCCGGGCGCGGCATCCGGCAAGGTCaaggtggcggtggtgcgGGGCCCCGTGCGCGGCATCCTGCTCGGCGAGCGCGTGGCGCTCAACATCCTGGCCCGGTGCTCGGGCGTCGCGACCGTGTCGCACAGGCTCGTCTCGGCCATGCGCGACGCCGGCTTCCAGGGCCGCGTCGCCGGCACCCGCAAGACCACCCCCGGCTTCCGGCTGGTGGAGAAGTACGGCATGCTGGTGGGCGGCGCCGACGCGCACCgcatggacctgagcagcatGGTCATGCTCAAGGACAACCACGTCTGGTCGCGCGGGAGCATCAGGGACGCCGTCGGcgtcgccaaggccgccgcgGGCTTCAGCGTCAAGGTCGAGGTCGAGGTGCAgagcgaggccgaggccgacgaggcCATCGATGCGGGCGCCGACGTGGTCATGCTggataacttcacccccgcTCAGGTCAAGACCTCGGCGGCTAGCATCAAGCAGCGCTGGGCGGGAAAGAGGCATTTCCTGCTGGAGATTTCCGGTGGTTTGACCATCAACAATGTGGAGCCATATGTTTGCAATG ATATCGACATCATATCTACAAGCTCCATACACCAGGGTGTTCCTCATGTGGACTTTTCGCTCAAGCTCGATCATTAG
- a CDS encoding BTB/POZ domain-containing protein 3: MDPLPQPVLPKFELEAKLRHENSLIMSGVLRDENPLDTSDDFNEFLEACRRGDLARCQELMSAGVNINGKDAFDYTPLIVASGCGHFDLVRLLLEAGAVAERNTFSGERCIYNALNDKIRKLLIQYDYSKSIDPLQPWSSYISSLLTMDRPKTTNISLVREVSQDCDAAHFELHKFLLAARSPYFGKKLLSMPDIKSWKLAPAIPIESYRIVIRYLYLEELLPRDFAGAGGAGATKEQIFKGIDKVCRSLEVEHLWDTVDSASDRRLARQRYQDEAQRAQAQIEQFYKEHVIGGKIVIDTDKADDVKVQPDNRAFADCLLQADEPEAAEEASIGANESNGAGNSNGSSIPVGPVSDTPINSRAPRRSVIYPVHKAMLVRSPYFHTMFTGPFLEAQDSDNLHIIKVDCSPQVLEVVLSFLYTDKADCGLDIALDLLYAADMLLLDRLKTKAAALISSLGSGSKVKEGGKKGTTQEVGGVEVEPINVYDVIRAAWDLNVQRLEEFAARYIAARLESYIDEPEFAEMIQESASRIKNREETDTIELLDDIRYYLSERFRMRFEDAGWEEMMDENANPQAADDVVTEEQVLSDQEKGRQPTDSAAPKTEWIRTLDGTFVEDEFEAEEANYQILEGKIDELLDRLKLDA, encoded by the exons ATGGATCCCTTACCGCAGCCTGTTCTTCCTAAATTCGAGCTTGAAGCAAAGCTTCGTCATGAAAACTCCTTGATCATGAGCGGGGTGCTCCGAGACGAGAACCCGCTCGATACCAGTGATGACTTTAACGAATTTCTCGAGGCGTGTCGACGTGGAGATTTGGCAAGATGCCAGGAGCTCATGTCGGCCGGCGTCAATATCAACGGGAAAGACGCTTTTGATTATACGCCGCTCATTGTG GCCAGTGGATGCGGCCACTTTGATCTTGTGAGACTGCTCCTTGAGGCTGGTGCCGTCGCCGAGAGAAACACATTCTCCGGGGAGCGGTGCATTTATAATGCTTTAAACGACAAGATCCGGAAGCTGCTGATCCAGTACGACTACTCCAAATCAATCGACCCTCTGCAGCCTTGGTCCTCGTACATAAGCTCCCTGCTCACCATGGACCGGCCAAAAACCACAAACATCTCGCTGGTGAGGGAAGTGAGCCAAGATTGCGATGCTGCCCATTTCGAGCTGCACAAGTTCCTCCTGGCTGCCAGGTCACCGTATTTCGGAAAGAAGCTCCTCTCCATGCCGGACATCAAGTCGTGGAAACTGGCCCCTGCGATACCTATAGAGTCGTATCGTATAGTCATTCGATATCTGTATctcgaggagctgctgcCCAGGGACTTTGCCGGTGCGGGTGGTGCCGGCGCAACCAAGGAGCAGATTTTTAAGGGAATCGACAAGGTGTGCCGCTCCCTCGAGGTTGAACACCTGTGGGACACGGTCGACTCGGCCAGCGACCGCAGGTTAGCCCGGCAGCGTTACCAGGACGAGGCGCAGCGTGCTCAAGCGCAGATCGAGCAGTTTTACAAAGAACATGTTATTGGTGGTAAAATTGTCATCGACACGGACAAAGCAGACGACGTGAAGGTTCAGCCGGACAACCGTGCTTTTGCGGATTGCTTGTTGCAGGCAGACGAGCCCGAGGCAGCGGAGGAAGCGAGCATTGGCGCAAACGAGTCAAACGGCGCAGGAAACAGCAATGGCAGCAGCATCCCTGTTGGTCCCGTCAGCGATACCCCTATCAACAGCCGAGCACCGAGGCGATCCGTTATTTATCCTGTGCACAAAGCAATGCTCGTCCGCAGCCCTTACTTTCACACCATGTTCACAGGTCCTTTTCTCGAAGCGCAAGACTCGGACAATCTGCACATCATCAAGGTGGACTGTAGTCCCCAAGTCCTTGAAGTCGTGTTGTCATTCCTATACACCGACAAGGCAGACTGCGGCCTGGACATCGCCCTCGACCTGCTTTATGCGGCAGACATGCTCCTCTTGGACCGTCTTAAGACCAAAGCAGCAGCGCTCATCAGCTccctcggcagcggcagcaaggTGAAGGAGGGTGGGAAGAAAGGTACAACTCAGGAAGTCGGCGGGGTCGAGGTCGAACCGATCAATGTTTACGACGTCATACGCGCTGCCTGGGATCTGAACGTCCAGAGGCTGGAGGAGTTTGCTGCGCGCTACATCGCTGCCAGGCTGGAGAGCTACATTGACGAGCCAGAGTTTGCCGAGATGATCCAGGAGAGTGCCAGCAGGATCAAGAATCGTGAGGAGACGGACACAATCGAGCTGCTCGACGACATTCGCTACTACCTCTCGGAGCGGTTCCGTATGCGCTTCGAGGATGCCGGGTGGGAGGAGATGATGGACGAGAATGCGAACCCACAAGCGGCTGATGACGTCGTGACCGAGGAGCAAGTCCTCTCTGACCAAGAGAAGGGGAGACAGCCGACAGACTCGGCAGCTCCAAAGACGGAATGGATCAGGACCCTTGATGGAACGTTTGTGGAGGACGAattcgaggccgaggaggcaaACTATCAGATCTTGGAGGGCAAGATTGACGAGCTGCTAGATCGACTAAAGTTAGACGCGTGA
- a CDS encoding NEK protein kinase: MPESDNYEVLEKIGHGSFGVIRKVRRKSDGMVVCRKEISYLKMSQKEREQLHAEFQILSTLHHENIVGYFHREHLKSSQDLYLYMEYCGNGDLGRVIRDLQTKNQYAEESFVWSIFSQLVTALYRCHYGINPPEVGKSLFGPVKSTKPVIPPGTMTILHRDLKPENVFLGEGNLVKLGDFGLAKMIQSQDFASTYVGTPFYMSPEICAAEKYTLKSDIWSLGCIIYELCTREPPFNAKTHVQLVQRIREGKISPIPKHYSPDLMEVIKECLRVNPERRPDTATLLHLPHVKMMRKEKELVDCNRMLKQKQEAIRKELNASLHREWEVKARLEIDRILKEEIAGLEKRFEAEVQKRIEEDRQKRPEMDYQKRFEMDYQKRFEADYQKRFDLEFPKKLEEEMRRRYPDTPGSKMDLSWSVPKPKASKSQSSVEEVSADGDESSGPDQPDLSGTSPDSSFSNSNHNEPKRRPRTPYKRAQTMYAGGGRAAGTPMDIEMVSPSPIAIASLSLSPRRHAATTGSPTKNPFSKRNNVQGRTLVELSKARASGRPLFDKSNLISRSEPVATWNPEIDEMPSPFLVRRKGVMPPVSAGR; this comes from the exons ATGCCGGAGAGCGATAATTATGAAGTTTTGGAGAAGATAG GCCACGGCTCCTTTGGCGTCATCCGCAAGGTGCGCCGCAAGTCCGATGGCATGGTCGTCTGCCGAAAAGAAATCAGCTACCTCAAGATGTCGCAAAAGGAGCGTGAGCAACTGCACGCCGAGTTCCAGATCCTATCCACCCTCCACCACGAAAACATTGTCGGTTACTTCCACCGCGAACACCTCAAGTCATCACAAGACCTCTACCTGTACATGGAGTACTGCGGCAACGGCGACCTGGGACGGGTGATTCGGGATCTCCAGACCAAGAACCAGTATGCCGAGGAGTCGTTTGTTTGGAGCATATTTTCGCAGCTTGTCACGGCGCTGTACCGGTGCCACTACGGTATCAACCCGCCAGAGGTTGGAAAGTCTCTGTTTGGCCCGGTCAAGTCAACAAAGCCCGTCATACCACCTGGAACCATGACCATCCTGCATAGAGATCTCAAGCCCGAGAATG TCTTTCTTGGAGAGGGGAACCTGGTCAAGCTTGGCGACTTTGGTCTTGCCAAGATGATTCAATCACAAGACTTTGCATCAACCTACGTCGGCACACCGTTTTACATGTCACCCGAAATCTGCGCCGCTGAGAAGTACACTCTCAAGTCAGATATATGGTCGCTGGGCTGCATCATCTACGAGCTCTGCACACGAGAGCCCCCTTTCAACGCCAAGACCCACGTCCAGCTGGTGCAGAGGATCAGGGAGGGCAAGATTAGCCCGATACCAAAGCACTACTCCCCCGACTTGATGGAGGTTATCAAGGAGTGCCTGCGCGTAAACCCGGAGCGAAGGCCAGACACGGCAACATTGCTGCATCTGCCGCACGTCAAGATGATgcgcaaggagaaggagTTGGTGGACTGCAACAGGATGCTCAAGCAAAAGCAAGAGGCCATCCGCAAAGAGCTCAATGCCTCGCTGCATCGCGAGTGGGAAGTCAAAGCCCGCTTGGAAATCGACCGCATCCTCAAGGAGGAGATAGCAGGGCTGGAGAAGAGATTCGAGGCGGAGGTCCAGAAGAGGATAGAAGAAGACCGTCAGAAGAGGCCCGAGATGGACTACCAGAAACGATTTGAGATGGACTACCAAAAGAGGTTCGAGGCCGACTACCAAAAACGATTCGACCTCGAGTTTCCTAAGAAATTAGAAGAGGAGATGCGGAGAAGGTATCCAGACACTCCTGGATCAAAGATGGACCTGTCTTGGTCAGTCCCCAAGCCAAAAGCCTCAAAATCTCAGTCTTCTGTCGAGGAAGTCAGCGCAGACGGCGATGAGTCTTCCGGACCCGATCAACCAGACCTGTCAGGAACCAGCCCAGACTCGTCattcagcaacagcaaccacaACGAACCTAAGAGGAGGCCGAGAACTCCCTATAAGCGTGCTCAGACCATGTACGCTGGAGGCGGTAGAGCCGCCGGCACGCCGATGGACATTGAAATGGTCAGCCCCTCTCCTATCGCCATAGCATCGCTCTCGCTGTCACCGAGAAGACACGCCGCAACGACCGGATCTCCCACAAAGAACCCCTTCAGCAAGCGCAACAATGTGCAGGGCCGCACCCTCGTGGAGCTGTCTAAGGCCAGGGCCAGCGGGCGACCACTGTTTGATAAGAGCAACCTGATCAGCCGGTCGGAGCCGGTCGCGACCTGGAACCCCGAGATCGACGAGATGCCGAGCCCGTTTTTGGTCAGGCGAAAGGGTGTCATGCCGCCCGTCTCCGCTGGTCGTTGA